In Vigna unguiculata cultivar IT97K-499-35 chromosome 3, ASM411807v1, whole genome shotgun sequence, a single genomic region encodes these proteins:
- the LOC114177604 gene encoding amino acid transporter AVT3C-like, which produces MGFHGAETPREDVPLLSDAPRLSSTFKTFANIFISIVGSGVLGLPYSFKKTGWVTGLLMLFLVAFLTYHCMMLLVRTRRKLESNKVGFPHLNSFGDLGYAIGGPPGKLFVDVMIGLSHCGFCVGYLIFISTTLANLAGDTSTWSSFLGLTPKVLFLWGCFPFQLGLNAIPTLTLLAPLSIFADVVDIAAKSMVMVDETFVFMKNRPSLEAFGGWSVFFYGLGVAVYAFEGIGMVLPLESEAKDKEKFGGVLGAGMFVISLLFAAFAAIGYFAFGEETQGVITTNLGPGLVSALVQLGLCINLFFTFPLMMNPVYELVERRLCDSKYCLWLRWLLVLGVSLVAILVPNFADFLSLVGSSVCVILSFVLPATFHYLVFKEEMNWSCLVSDGAIVVFGLVIAVTGTWSSLLHMLR; this is translated from the coding sequence ATGGGGTTTCACGGTGCTGAAACCCCACGAGAGGACGTGCCTCTTCTCTCGGATGCACCCCGTCTCTCCTCAACATTCAAGACCTTCGCCAACATCTTCATATCCATTGTGGGTTCTGGCGTGCTCGGTCTCCCTTACAGCTTCAAGAAAACGGGTTGGGTCACGGGTTTGCTCATGCTCTTCCTCGTCGCCTTCCTCACTTACCACTGCATGATGCTCCTCGTGCGCACTCGCCGCAAGCTTGAATCCAACAAGGTGGGCTTCCCCCATCTCAACTCTTTCGGTGATTTGGGGTACGCCATTGGAGGCCCTCCTGGCAAACTTTTCGTTGATGTCATGATAGGGCTTTCTCATTGCGGTTTCTGTGTCGGCTACCTTATTTTCATCTCCACCACGTTGGCCAATCTCGCCGGTGACACCTCAACATGGTCTTCTTTTCTGGGTTTGACGCCAAAGGTCTTGTTTCTGTGGGGTTGTTTCCCCTTTCAGCTCGGCCTTAATGCTATCCCAACTTTGACCCTTTTGGCTCCCTTGAGCATTTTCGCTGATGTTGTTGATATTGCGGCCAAGAGTATGGTGATGGTGGACGAAACGTTCGTGTTCATGAAGAATAGGCCTTCTTTGGAGGCCTTTGGGGGTTGGTCCGTGTTTTTCTACGGCTTAGGGGTGGCAGTGTATGCGTTTGAAGGGATAGGAATGGTTTTGCCGTTGGAATCAGAGGCGAAGGATAAGGAGAAATTTGGTGGGGTTTTGGGTGCGGGAATGTTTGTGATTTCTCTATTGTTTGCAGCGTTTGCTGCTATAGGTTACTTTGCTTTTGGTGAAGAaactcaaggggttatcactaCCAATCTTGGACCAGGTTTGGTAAGTGCTTTGGTGCAGTTGGGTCTCTGCATCAACCTGTTCTTTACTTTTCCTTTGATGATGAATCCGGTGTACGAGTTGGTTGAGAGACGTTTGTGTGATTCTAAGTACTGCTTGTGGTTGAGGTGGTTGTTGGTGTTGGGGGTGAGTTTGGTGGCAATTTTGGTGCCTAACTTTGCAGATTTTTTATCATTGGTTGGTAGTAGCGTCTGTGTGATTCTTAGCTTTGTGTTGCCAGCTACGTTTCACTATTTGGTGTTCAAAGAAGAGATGAATTGGAGTTGTCTGGTTTCTGACGGGGCAATTGTGGTTTTTGGGTTGGTTATTGCAGTCACAGGAACCTGGTCTTCGTTATTGCACATGCTTCGCTAA
- the LOC114178298 gene encoding uncharacterized protein LOC114178298 translates to MEKSSDVSQLDADVLLPPRKRLLAGLKKQGSDSDATASPSPVAASCVTDVASPSSSSFSSEFEARLKHLLTCHSDNPNLTPEEVVEASKAAAIAATKAAEAARAAAEEKAAIAATAVAAAKRALDLVASFSEEAANKERNLKKNKSKKHLPVQLLYKKNQPIENCRTDEELARKLHRAMNSSPRISKNSPNSDSKGSKHKKPRSSSSFEMTEGSESGVALGHDCLSLNNEHAVAGKIDSEGSIQEVSSSKKDKRGVKYYRSSQLEIDNGEAESSQSKGKNCEESSPIGKKRGRVKLKKLPLSICTSKDKALPKEEIRARSSPLTGMNTGNNAVDSMHLFTVESSTDRALPIEATSMWKCQDFKAPACIKQNKAVQS, encoded by the coding sequence ATGGAGAAATCATCTGATGTTAGCCAGTTGGATGCTGATGTTCTTTTACCACCTCGGAAGCGTCTTCTTGCTGGATTGAAGAAACAGGGTTCGGATAGTGATGCTACTGCCTCACCATCTCCAGTTGCTGCTTCTTGTGTAACCGATGTTGCTTCCCCCTCATCATCATCCTTTTCATCTGAATTTGAGGCCCGGCTGAAGCATTTGTTAACTTGTCATTCAGATAACCCTAACCTTACACCTGAGGAGGTTGTGGAGGCCTCAAAAGCTGCAGCAATTGCTGCGACTAAAGCTGCAGAGGCTGCCAGAGCAGCAGCTGAAGAAAAGGCTGCAATAGCTGCGACGGCAGTAGCTGCAGCCAAGAGGGCTTTAGATTTGGTTGCATCTTTCTCCGAGGAGGCGGCAAACAAGGAAAGAAATCTGAAAAAGAACAAGTCAAAGAAGCATCTCCCAGTTCAACTGTTGTACAAAAAAAACCAGCCAATTGAAAATTGTAGGACAGACGAAGAATTAGCCCGTAAGTTACATCGAGCCATGAACAGTTCTCCAAGAATCTCTAAGAATTCTCCAAACTCAGACTCTAAAGGTAGTAAACATAAGAAGCCAAGAAGCTCTTCAAGTTTTGAAATGACAGAGGGATCTGAATCTGGTGTGGCACTTGGACATGATTGCTTATCTTTGAACAACGAGCATGCAGTAGCTGGCAAGATTGATTCTGAAGGATCCATCCAAGAGGTAAGCTCAAGTAAGAAAGATAAGAGAGGGGTGAAATATTATAGATCAAGCCAATTAGAGATAGATAATGGGGAAGCAGAGTCGAGTCAATCAAAAGGGAAGAACTGTGAAGAGTCATCTCCCATAGGTAAGAAGAGAGGAAGGGTGAAGCTAAAAAAGTTACCCTTAAGCATTTGCACCTCGAAAGATAAGGCGCTGccaaaagaagaaataagagCCAGAAGTTCTCCATTGACTGGAATGAACACCGGCAATAATGCTGTTGATAGTATGCATTTGTTTACAGTTGAGTCATCCACTGACAGAGCGTTGCCTATTGAGGCTACGTCAATGTGGAAATGCCAAGATTTCAAGGCACCGGCTtgtatcaaacaaaataaagcTGTGCAgtcataa